One Nitrospira sp. DNA window includes the following coding sequences:
- a CDS encoding glutathione peroxidase: MPRSGATDLWRVLAVGLMMGFGLGALLGLDWAGAVEQGAIRMAAKASTVYDFTMDDIDGKPVSLSQFKGKVIMLVNTASFCGNTPQYADLEKMYETYRDKGFEVLAFPANNFGQQEPGTNEEIKGFCLTKYSVGFPLFSKISVKGGDKHPLYQYLTEQSPFPGEVEWNFQKYLVDRSGNVVARYHHRTKPLADEVVRDVERFLAKN; the protein is encoded by the coding sequence ATGCCGCGCTCTGGAGCAACCGATTTATGGAGGGTCCTCGCAGTCGGGCTCATGATGGGTTTCGGGCTCGGCGCCCTTCTGGGGCTTGATTGGGCCGGTGCGGTGGAACAAGGAGCGATCCGTATGGCTGCCAAAGCTTCGACTGTCTATGATTTCACGATGGACGACATCGACGGCAAACCGGTCTCCTTGAGCCAATTCAAGGGGAAGGTGATCATGCTGGTGAATACCGCCAGCTTCTGCGGCAATACCCCGCAATACGCCGATCTTGAAAAGATGTACGAGACTTACAGGGACAAGGGATTTGAGGTCCTGGCCTTCCCGGCCAACAATTTCGGCCAGCAAGAACCGGGAACCAACGAGGAGATCAAGGGATTTTGCCTGACGAAATACAGTGTCGGGTTCCCGCTCTTCAGCAAGATCAGCGTGAAAGGCGGCGACAAGCACCCGCTCTATCAGTATCTCACCGAACAGAGTCCGTTTCCTGGCGAGGTCGAATGGAACTTTCAGAAGTATTTGGTGGACCGCTCCGGCAACGTCGTGGCCCGCTATCATCACCGGACGAAACCGCTGGCAGACGAAGTGGTGCGAGACGTGGAGCGATTTCTCGCGAAGAACTGA
- a CDS encoding Protease HtpX: MKWLKGIGLLLISNLLIYLTLSITVRILINVVLPAFGIDVRGAFNQELLVWSLVIGFGGAFISLLFSKQMARAMLDCTQITQPRTHAEQVIYGSVQEIAQRLHIMMPEVWVYESPDPNAFATGPSKNNAMVAVSTGLLANLREDEVKAVLAHEMGHVFNGDMFSTTVLAGLMNTFVYYISNFVYQMVAQPQGGDREEGQSGNPILGFVVYIFLQVVLSVLAMLVVSWHSRRREYAADAFSAKVYGKESMINALQAIDRWVNRARFEYSTQDALATMKISGNTSGFMHLLATHPPIEERVAALQRL; this comes from the coding sequence ATGAAGTGGTTGAAGGGTATCGGGTTGCTGCTCATTTCGAATCTTCTCATCTATCTGACGCTGTCGATCACGGTCAGGATTCTGATCAACGTGGTCCTGCCGGCCTTCGGCATCGATGTCCGGGGGGCCTTCAACCAGGAACTGCTGGTCTGGTCGCTGGTCATCGGATTCGGCGGTGCCTTCATCAGCTTGCTGTTCTCCAAACAGATGGCCCGCGCCATGCTGGACTGCACCCAGATTACGCAGCCGCGCACGCACGCCGAACAGGTCATCTATGGCTCCGTGCAGGAGATCGCCCAGCGCCTCCACATTATGATGCCGGAAGTCTGGGTGTACGAATCGCCGGACCCCAACGCCTTCGCCACAGGTCCGAGCAAGAACAACGCCATGGTCGCGGTGTCGACCGGGCTGCTGGCCAACCTGCGCGAGGACGAGGTCAAGGCGGTGCTCGCCCACGAAATGGGCCATGTCTTCAACGGCGACATGTTTTCCACCACGGTACTGGCCGGCTTGATGAATACGTTCGTCTACTACATCAGCAACTTCGTGTACCAGATGGTGGCGCAACCACAAGGCGGCGACCGCGAAGAGGGCCAGAGCGGCAATCCGATCCTGGGCTTCGTCGTCTATATCTTCTTGCAGGTCGTCCTGTCGGTGCTGGCCATGCTGGTTGTCAGCTGGCATTCGCGCCGCCGGGAGTATGCCGCGGACGCCTTCTCGGCGAAGGTGTACGGCAAGGAGTCGATGATCAATGCCCTGCAGGCGATCGACCGGTGGGTGAATCGCGCCCGGTTCGAATATTCGACCCAGGATGCCCTCGCCACCATGAAGATTTCCGGCAACACGTCCGGCTTCATGCATCTACTGGCGACCCATCCGCCGATCGAGGAACGGGTCGCGGCCTTGCAGCGCCTCTAA
- a CDS encoding cupredoxin domain-containing protein, which produces MRTGVSPCRVSMLTVVLLWSVAAPTLATAADQAPQVPPLAVPVDQLDGIQRATVILDSYSYTPNHLIVQSGKTVELLLTSITTLTPHNFVLKNEAAGVSIERDVRAGRTVTVQFTPTKPGTYTFYCDKKLLFLPSHREKGMEGTLEVR; this is translated from the coding sequence ATGAGAACCGGGGTGTCTCCTTGTCGCGTGAGTATGCTGACGGTTGTACTGTTGTGGAGCGTCGCCGCTCCTACGCTCGCGACTGCGGCCGATCAAGCGCCGCAAGTTCCTCCGTTGGCTGTGCCGGTCGACCAGCTGGACGGCATTCAGCGCGCCACCGTGATCCTGGACAGTTACTCCTATACGCCGAACCATTTGATCGTCCAGTCCGGAAAGACAGTCGAGTTGCTCCTTACGAGCATCACCACCCTGACTCCGCATAATTTCGTCTTGAAGAATGAGGCCGCGGGGGTGTCGATCGAACGCGACGTGAGGGCGGGACGAACCGTCACGGTGCAGTTCACGCCGACGAAGCCCGGTACCTACACGTTCTACTGTGACAAGAAACTGCTGTTTCTGCCCAGCCACCGGGAAAAGGGCATGGAAGGCACGTTGGAAGTCAGATAA
- a CDS encoding Squalene synthase codes for MLPADVRDQMGLAYLFARAADTIADTDLLDREQRLGYLRQFRAQFTDGPVQRKDVEALQTGLIPHQSDSAELVLLQRLEDCLSLYDEFEPGDRERIRWLMGVLPDGMEMDLTHFQGGSAQNPTAFQTSDELDRYTYYVAGCVGEFWTRMVCAHRPAMARWDVTKMSAVGVRFGKGLQLTNIVKDIARDLHRGRCYVPESLLREAGLTPVDLLNPESLPKFRPVLNQLIKQAVEHLDQGWIYTMAIPRLEIRQRLACMWPILLAGETLKRVAAASDLLDPSVNVKAPRGVVYRVLALTTFTGACGYVGTAYWGRLRKQII; via the coding sequence GTGCTGCCGGCGGATGTGCGCGACCAGATGGGATTGGCCTATCTCTTTGCGCGCGCCGCCGACACCATCGCCGATACCGATCTGCTGGACCGCGAGCAGCGGCTCGGTTACCTTCGACAGTTTCGGGCGCAGTTTACCGACGGCCCTGTGCAGCGGAAGGATGTGGAGGCTCTCCAAACCGGGCTGATTCCCCATCAATCAGACTCCGCGGAGCTGGTGCTGCTGCAACGGCTGGAGGACTGTCTGTCGCTCTACGACGAGTTCGAACCCGGCGATCGAGAACGGATTCGTTGGCTGATGGGGGTATTGCCGGACGGGATGGAGATGGATCTCACGCATTTTCAAGGCGGGTCGGCGCAGAATCCGACGGCCTTTCAGACATCGGACGAACTGGATCGCTACACCTATTATGTCGCCGGTTGTGTCGGAGAGTTCTGGACCCGGATGGTCTGTGCCCATCGTCCGGCGATGGCGCGGTGGGATGTGACGAAGATGTCCGCCGTCGGCGTGCGATTCGGCAAGGGCTTACAGCTCACGAACATCGTGAAAGACATCGCCCGGGATCTCCATCGTGGCCGCTGCTACGTGCCGGAATCGCTCCTTCGTGAAGCAGGACTCACGCCAGTCGACTTGTTGAATCCGGAGAGCTTGCCGAAGTTCAGGCCGGTCTTGAATCAGCTGATCAAACAGGCGGTGGAACATTTAGATCAAGGTTGGATCTACACGATGGCGATCCCGCGGTTGGAAATTCGCCAGCGCTTGGCCTGCATGTGGCCGATCCTGCTGGCCGGCGAAACGCTCAAGCGCGTGGCGGCCGCGTCCGATCTCCTCGATCCCTCCGTCAATGTCAAGGCGCCGCGCGGCGTCGTCTATCGCGTCCTGGCCTTGACCACCTTCACAGGCGCCTGCGGCTACGTCGGTACCGCCTACTGGGGGCGTCTGCGGAAGCAGATAATCTAG
- a CDS encoding Ferredoxin, 2Fe-2S has protein sequence MTGYQRHIFVCTNKREQDDPRGSCSKLGSEALHACFKQEAKRLNLKGIVRANKAGCLDYCAQGPSVVVYPEGVWYRVTSETDVKEIMERHIMKGEPVERLLMPGQSTPPLLSPLKA, from the coding sequence GTGACCGGTTACCAGCGACACATTTTCGTCTGCACCAACAAACGGGAACAGGATGACCCGCGCGGCAGCTGCTCCAAACTCGGTTCCGAAGCGCTGCACGCCTGCTTCAAGCAAGAGGCGAAACGACTCAATCTGAAAGGGATCGTCCGCGCCAACAAAGCCGGTTGTCTGGACTATTGCGCGCAGGGACCGAGCGTGGTCGTCTATCCCGAAGGCGTCTGGTATCGCGTCACTTCCGAGACAGACGTGAAGGAAATCATGGAGCGCCACATCATGAAGGGAGAACCGGTCGAACGACTCCTAATGCCCGGTCAATCCACGCCTCCGCTCCTCTCTCCATTGAAAGCCTGA
- a CDS encoding Alanine dehydrogenase, producing the protein MRIGVPKEIKDHEYRVGLTPDGVRRLRQAGHQVWLEPSAGQGSGFSDEAYRQAGAQVARSKEEVFRQAELIVKVKEPQLSECALFRPGQVLFTYLHLASLPDLTKALLASNITAVAYETVEARDGSLPMLRPMSEIAGRLAVQVGAQYLSVVQGGRGLLLAGVPGVPPGHVVVLGAGVVGTSAVRIAVGMGARVTVINLDLDRLRLLDDLYGGRIATCAATESAIERAVVEADLVIGAVLVPGARAPKVVSRSVLARMKPGSVIVDVAVDQGGCCETTRPTTHSDPVYVVDGVLHYCVPNMPGIVPHTSTLALTNATLPYIVRLASDGLERAIRSDLGLAKGVNVMNGQVTCQGVADAHGLRFTPIL; encoded by the coding sequence ATGCGCATCGGTGTCCCGAAAGAAATCAAGGATCATGAGTATCGGGTGGGGCTGACGCCGGACGGCGTCCGCCGGTTGCGGCAAGCAGGGCATCAGGTCTGGCTGGAGCCCTCGGCGGGGCAAGGCAGCGGCTTTTCGGACGAGGCCTATCGTCAAGCCGGCGCCCAGGTGGCTCGCTCCAAAGAAGAGGTTTTTCGGCAGGCCGAACTGATCGTCAAGGTCAAGGAACCGCAATTGTCCGAGTGCGCGCTCTTTCGACCGGGGCAGGTGCTCTTCACCTACTTGCACCTGGCATCGTTGCCGGATTTGACCAAGGCGTTGCTGGCCTCGAACATCACGGCCGTCGCCTACGAAACAGTCGAAGCCAGAGACGGCAGTCTGCCGATGTTGCGGCCGATGAGCGAGATCGCCGGCCGGTTGGCTGTGCAGGTGGGGGCGCAGTACCTGAGCGTGGTCCAAGGAGGGCGAGGCCTGTTGCTGGCCGGTGTTCCCGGTGTCCCGCCCGGTCATGTCGTGGTGTTGGGAGCGGGAGTCGTAGGGACGTCCGCCGTCAGGATTGCCGTCGGCATGGGGGCGCGGGTCACGGTAATCAACCTGGATCTCGACCGCTTGCGATTGCTCGACGATCTCTACGGCGGACGTATTGCGACCTGTGCGGCGACGGAATCGGCGATCGAACGCGCCGTGGTGGAGGCCGACCTTGTGATCGGAGCGGTACTGGTGCCGGGAGCGCGGGCCCCGAAAGTCGTGTCGCGCAGCGTGCTGGCGCGCATGAAACCGGGCTCCGTGATCGTGGACGTCGCGGTGGATCAGGGTGGCTGCTGTGAAACGACCAGGCCGACGACCCACTCGGATCCCGTGTATGTCGTGGACGGAGTGCTCCATTACTGTGTGCCGAATATGCCCGGCATCGTTCCCCATACGTCCACCCTGGCATTGACCAACGCGACCCTCCCATATATCGTTCGCCTGGCATCGGACGGGCTCGAGCGCGCCATTCGATCCGACCTCGGCCTTGCCAAGGGTGTGAACGTGATGAACGGCCAGGTAACGTGCCAAGGGGTGGCCGACGCACATGGCTTGCGTTTTACCCCCATCTTGTAA
- a CDS encoding Acylphosphate phosphohydrolase, with protein sequence MTEAGELVRAKILVSGHVQGVGYRAFTRRVATSRGLTGGVENLDSGQVALEVEGSRDALEELLVDLKRGPVGARVTQVQVEWSPATGRYHDFTIW encoded by the coding sequence ATGACTGAGGCAGGCGAACTGGTGCGCGCAAAAATTCTTGTCAGTGGCCATGTGCAGGGGGTCGGTTATCGCGCCTTTACCCGCCGGGTGGCGACATCGCGCGGACTGACCGGTGGCGTGGAGAATCTCGATAGCGGGCAGGTTGCATTGGAGGTCGAGGGGAGCAGGGATGCACTCGAGGAGCTTCTGGTAGACCTCAAGAGGGGACCGGTCGGGGCGCGTGTCACGCAGGTACAGGTGGAGTGGAGTCCCGCCACGGGCCGGTATCACGACTTTACGATTTGGTAG
- a CDS encoding RNA polymerase sigma factor RpoS: MARRATVRQNDPVNPPVSIRHPRAARSEEDEDAEPQAGSEAEEIGGEHRPEQSERSEGLDTIKSYLREVRRSTLLNFKQEQSLGKRVMAGDEAARQQMIESNLRLVISIGKRYMNRGFPFADIVEEGNLGLIKAVEKFNYKRGFRFSTYASWWIRQFIERAIINQGKLVRLPVHVVERLNRYLGKVEQLVHELGREPRVDEVAAKLKTSEAEVEDLKQLVRTTCSLDSPISDRQDTFLRDVIEDPLCLSPAETTEGVMRRAELMAWVKELPEKEHTVVLARFGLDGAEARTLEEIGREMGLTRERVRQIETAALVRLRRIIERKTMKRADLL; encoded by the coding sequence ATGGCTCGACGCGCAACAGTTCGGCAGAATGATCCGGTGAATCCGCCCGTCTCGATTCGTCATCCGCGCGCCGCCCGCAGTGAAGAAGACGAGGATGCGGAGCCGCAAGCAGGCTCCGAGGCGGAAGAAATCGGAGGGGAGCATCGTCCGGAGCAATCGGAACGGTCGGAAGGCCTCGACACGATCAAGAGTTACTTGCGTGAGGTGCGCCGGTCGACCCTCTTGAATTTCAAACAGGAACAGTCTTTGGGCAAGCGGGTCATGGCCGGCGATGAGGCGGCCCGCCAGCAGATGATCGAATCCAATCTTCGTTTGGTCATCAGCATCGGGAAGCGCTACATGAACCGCGGATTCCCCTTTGCCGATATCGTCGAAGAAGGCAATCTCGGCTTGATCAAAGCCGTGGAGAAGTTCAATTACAAACGCGGGTTCCGCTTCAGTACCTACGCCTCCTGGTGGATCAGACAGTTCATCGAGCGAGCCATCATCAACCAGGGCAAACTGGTTCGATTGCCGGTTCACGTCGTGGAGCGGTTGAATCGCTACCTGGGTAAAGTCGAGCAGCTGGTGCATGAGTTGGGGCGGGAACCTCGGGTGGACGAGGTGGCGGCCAAGCTGAAGACCAGCGAAGCGGAAGTCGAGGACCTGAAGCAATTGGTCCGGACCACCTGCTCGCTCGACAGTCCCATCAGCGATCGGCAAGATACGTTTTTGCGGGACGTGATCGAAGACCCCCTCTGCCTCTCTCCGGCGGAAACCACCGAAGGAGTCATGAGACGGGCGGAACTCATGGCCTGGGTGAAGGAGTTGCCGGAAAAGGAACACACGGTGGTGTTGGCGCGGTTTGGACTTGACGGAGCCGAGGCGCGAACGTTAGAAGAGATCGGTCGCGAGATGGGGCTGACCCGCGAGCGGGTTCGCCAGATCGAGACGGCCGCGCTGGTCAGGCTCCGCAGGATCATTGAACGGAAAACCATGAAGCGGGCGGATCTCCTATGA
- a CDS encoding Adenine phosphoribosyltransferase, producing MNYKALIREVPDFPKPGILFYDITTLLKDAQAFRTIADELTTRYQGQRIAKVIGIESRGFIMGGTLAARLGAGFVPVRKPGKLPADIFEVKYNLEYGSNALAIHRDAVAIGERVLIVDDLLATGGTAAATVHLVRQLGGEIAGLDFLVELKGLKGRDRLAGYDVHSMIVYP from the coding sequence ATGAACTACAAGGCCCTCATCCGAGAAGTCCCAGACTTTCCTAAGCCCGGCATTCTGTTCTACGACATCACCACCCTCCTGAAAGACGCACAAGCCTTCCGTACGATCGCCGATGAGCTGACCACCAGGTACCAGGGGCAGCGTATCGCCAAGGTCATCGGCATCGAATCGCGGGGCTTTATCATGGGCGGGACATTGGCCGCTCGCCTCGGCGCCGGGTTCGTCCCGGTGCGAAAGCCAGGCAAACTCCCGGCCGATATTTTCGAGGTCAAATATAACCTTGAGTACGGGTCCAATGCCCTGGCGATCCATCGGGATGCGGTGGCGATCGGGGAACGGGTCCTCATCGTGGATGACCTGTTGGCCACGGGGGGGACTGCGGCGGCGACGGTCCACCTCGTCCGCCAACTCGGCGGGGAAATAGCCGGGTTGGATTTCCTGGTCGAGTTGAAAGGCCTGAAGGGGCGCGACCGACTGGCCGGCTATGACGTGCATTCGATGATCGTCTATCCATGA
- a CDS encoding RNA polymerase-binding transcription factor DksA codes for MATKVHAKKKTPTTKAKAAAPEKPAVKERPAPVPTMAEKDEDSVAARVVAALTLKETPKEREERQRRREVLQRMLLGKRQEIIREIEGNLGQSLTEDQQRRLESARDVGDQALMDLERELGISLMEMRNRKRQAIDEALTRLNEGTYGICAECGIEVSEKRLEAVPFAKLCVQCQSRQELLEKIEKEEDRD; via the coding sequence ATGGCGACGAAAGTCCATGCGAAGAAAAAAACACCAACGACGAAAGCGAAAGCCGCCGCTCCTGAAAAACCCGCTGTGAAAGAGCGCCCGGCGCCGGTACCCACTATGGCTGAAAAAGACGAAGACAGTGTCGCCGCGCGTGTTGTGGCGGCCCTCACGCTCAAGGAAACTCCCAAGGAACGCGAAGAGCGCCAGCGCCGGCGGGAAGTCTTGCAGCGGATGTTGCTCGGCAAGCGCCAGGAAATCATTCGGGAAATCGAAGGCAACCTCGGGCAATCGCTGACCGAAGACCAGCAGCGCCGGCTGGAATCGGCCCGGGACGTGGGGGATCAAGCCCTCATGGACCTGGAGCGCGAGCTCGGCATCTCGTTGATGGAGATGCGGAACCGGAAGCGCCAGGCGATCGACGAAGCCTTGACGCGGCTGAACGAGGGCACCTACGGGATTTGCGCGGAATGCGGCATCGAGGTCAGCGAGAAACGGCTGGAGGCGGTGCCGTTCGCCAAGCTCTGTGTCCAATGCCAGTCCCGGCAAGAACTGCTTGAGAAGATCGAGAAGGAGGAGGATCGCGACTAG
- a CDS encoding 7-cyano-7-deazaguanine synthase gives MNHDAPKAVVLLSGGLDSTVTAAIAKQDGFQLYCLTVSYRQRHLVEVERARAVAGVLGAAGHVVLEVNLRALGRSALTDDVEVPKDRTEEERAGAIPVTYVPARNTIFLSLALAYAETLDAQTIYFGANVLDYSGYPDCRPEFIRAFETVARLGTKMGVAGRAIEVRAPLLMQSKAEIVRRGRDLRVPFELTHSCYDPGAGHVACGRCDSCRIRREGFRQAGVVDPVPYAIP, from the coding sequence ATGAACCACGACGCTCCGAAGGCAGTCGTCTTACTCAGCGGCGGGTTGGATTCCACCGTGACTGCCGCAATAGCCAAGCAGGATGGGTTTCAGCTCTATTGCCTGACAGTGTCTTACAGGCAACGCCATCTGGTCGAAGTCGAGCGGGCGCGGGCAGTGGCTGGAGTGCTAGGCGCCGCGGGCCATGTCGTGTTGGAGGTGAACCTGAGGGCCTTGGGCAGGTCGGCCCTTACGGATGATGTGGAGGTTCCCAAGGATCGCACAGAAGAGGAACGGGCCGGTGCGATTCCCGTCACCTATGTGCCGGCGCGCAATACGATTTTCTTGTCGCTGGCCCTCGCCTATGCGGAAACGCTCGATGCGCAGACGATCTATTTCGGGGCCAATGTCCTGGACTATTCCGGCTATCCTGATTGCAGGCCTGAGTTTATTCGCGCGTTCGAGACGGTCGCCCGCCTGGGGACCAAGATGGGCGTCGCAGGCCGTGCGATCGAGGTGCGCGCACCGCTGCTGATGCAGTCGAAGGCCGAGATCGTGCGGCGAGGCCGGGACCTCCGGGTTCCCTTCGAGCTGACGCACAGTTGTTATGATCCCGGAGCCGGACATGTCGCCTGCGGCCGGTGCGACAGTTGCCGGATCAGGCGGGAAGGGTTCCGGCAGGCGGGAGTTGTGGATCCTGTCCCCTATGCGATACCCTAG
- a CDS encoding Cytochrome c family protein, with protein MRGPTGGGFRMDAWFLGIGLGMVVAALAACESNATNQDGAKPAGGSTPADVQLGEAKFNANCAACHGVRAVGTKQGPPLVHKIYEPNHHADVVFQRAAANGVRAHHWEFGNMPKIEGVTAEDVDHIIRYVRWLQREAGIY; from the coding sequence ATGAGAGGGCCGACGGGGGGTGGGTTCCGGATGGATGCGTGGTTCCTCGGCATCGGTCTGGGGATGGTGGTCGCGGCGTTGGCGGCCTGTGAGTCCAATGCCACGAATCAGGACGGGGCCAAGCCTGCCGGAGGTTCCACGCCGGCGGATGTGCAGCTGGGCGAGGCGAAGTTCAACGCCAACTGCGCCGCTTGCCATGGGGTCCGTGCAGTCGGAACGAAGCAGGGCCCGCCCTTGGTCCATAAGATTTACGAACCGAATCATCATGCCGATGTCGTTTTTCAGCGGGCGGCGGCGAACGGTGTGCGTGCTCACCATTGGGAGTTCGGCAACATGCCGAAGATCGAAGGAGTGACGGCCGAGGATGTCGATCACATCATTCGATATGTGCGATGGTTGCAACGAGAGGCCGGGATTTATTAG
- a CDS encoding 4-alpha-glucanotransferase (amylomaltase) encodes MYEGTEQDLLRLLASRAGISPEYHDIAGTLHVTSDETRRSILSAMGFQVESRETLTQELTAWDEAPWQQPCDPILILQQGHESARWSLRLPLDEGEEQHLVVAWKVIDEQGTVVHREEAGPHLVPQEVRYPAGRRTVRLELPLIPDLALGYYDVSVMTKGSKVETKGSLRLVVAPPHCYVPEGLAQGERVWGVAVQLYALRSGTNWGVGDFSDLSRLVEWAGKELGAGIIGLNPLHALKNSRPHHLSPYSPTSRLFLNDLYIDLDRLPEYRISPDAQRLRNSPEFQKELEKVRLADRVDSESVVKAKRTMLDLAYRQFLKDNYTGTEPSLQPTSARGWLLERFIRDEGESLERFALFQVLEEERRLVEQPPTLWPEWPAQYRTPGSPALREFAKRHRKRVRFFQYLQWVAADQLKEAKTRAAQVRMAVGLYPDLALGSDRNGAEAWMLQDVLALNADCGAPPDAFAPQGQNWGFAPFHPLRLKATGYRSYIELLRKTLRQGGAIRIDHVMMLFRLFWVPRGSTAAAGAYVHYPAEDLLRILALESTRARTLVIGEDLGTVPDYVREQLARYRILSYRVFYFERNWNDGSFQPPPAYPDQSLAVVTTHDLPTLSGYWTGEDIRLRAGLGMYASEQAVQQALEERLRDKGHMLAALKQMDLLPPGLSDQPEQVAVMTPELCRAIHVYLAASRAWIVMANLDDVIGEVTQMNLPGTVDAYPNWSRKLSLSLEELQGDERVQSLAAALRTLRPPAATS; translated from the coding sequence ATGTACGAAGGCACCGAGCAAGACCTGCTTCGCCTCCTCGCCTCGCGGGCTGGAATTTCTCCTGAGTACCACGACATCGCGGGTACCCTTCACGTCACCAGCGACGAGACCAGGAGGTCCATCCTCTCCGCGATGGGGTTTCAGGTGGAATCGCGCGAGACTCTTACCCAAGAATTGACCGCCTGGGACGAGGCGCCTTGGCAACAACCCTGTGATCCGATTCTCATCCTCCAGCAGGGGCATGAAAGCGCGCGGTGGTCGCTGCGACTGCCGCTGGACGAGGGAGAAGAACAACACCTGGTGGTGGCCTGGAAAGTGATCGATGAGCAGGGGACGGTCGTACATCGCGAGGAAGCGGGTCCGCACCTGGTCCCGCAAGAGGTACGGTATCCGGCGGGACGCCGCACGGTGCGTTTGGAACTGCCTCTGATTCCCGACCTGGCGCTCGGCTACTATGATGTGTCGGTCATGACCAAGGGAAGCAAGGTCGAGACGAAGGGCTCGCTCCGTCTCGTCGTCGCCCCTCCGCATTGTTATGTTCCCGAAGGCCTGGCGCAGGGCGAGCGGGTCTGGGGGGTGGCGGTGCAGCTGTATGCGCTGCGCTCCGGCACGAATTGGGGTGTCGGCGACTTTTCCGATTTGTCCCGCTTGGTCGAATGGGCCGGCAAGGAGTTGGGGGCCGGGATCATCGGCCTGAATCCGCTACATGCCCTTAAAAACTCTCGTCCTCATCACCTCAGTCCCTATTCGCCGACCAGCCGGCTGTTTTTGAATGATCTCTACATCGATCTCGATCGATTGCCTGAGTATCGCATCTCGCCGGATGCTCAGCGGCTGCGGAACAGTCCTGAGTTTCAGAAGGAATTGGAGAAGGTCCGCCTGGCCGACCGTGTGGATTCCGAGTCCGTGGTGAAGGCGAAGCGGACGATGCTGGACTTGGCCTACCGGCAGTTCTTGAAAGACAACTATACGGGAACGGAACCCTCGCTTCAGCCGACCAGCGCGCGCGGCTGGCTGTTGGAGCGGTTTATCCGCGACGAGGGAGAATCGCTGGAGCGGTTCGCCCTGTTTCAAGTCCTGGAAGAGGAGCGACGTTTGGTCGAGCAGCCTCCCACGCTCTGGCCTGAGTGGCCAGCCCAGTATCGGACTCCGGGCTCGCCCGCTCTGCGGGAATTCGCCAAACGACATCGCAAGCGGGTCCGGTTCTTTCAGTATCTGCAGTGGGTGGCGGCGGATCAGTTGAAGGAGGCCAAGACCCGTGCGGCTCAGGTGCGGATGGCGGTCGGATTGTATCCGGACTTGGCCTTGGGCAGCGATCGCAACGGCGCCGAGGCCTGGATGCTGCAGGATGTGTTGGCGTTGAACGCCGACTGCGGTGCCCCGCCGGACGCATTTGCTCCGCAGGGCCAGAACTGGGGATTCGCTCCATTCCATCCGCTTCGCCTCAAGGCGACGGGCTATCGTTCCTATATCGAACTGCTGCGAAAGACGCTTCGTCAGGGCGGCGCGATTCGCATCGACCATGTCATGATGTTGTTCCGGTTGTTTTGGGTGCCGCGCGGCTCGACCGCTGCGGCGGGAGCCTACGTGCACTATCCCGCGGAGGACTTGCTGCGCATTCTGGCCTTGGAAAGTACCCGCGCCAGGACGCTGGTGATCGGAGAGGATTTGGGCACGGTGCCGGATTACGTGCGGGAGCAACTGGCGCGCTATCGGATACTGTCCTATCGCGTGTTCTACTTCGAGCGGAATTGGAATGACGGGTCGTTCCAGCCGCCGCCGGCCTATCCGGACCAATCGCTGGCGGTCGTGACCACCCATGATCTTCCGACCCTCTCCGGCTACTGGACGGGTGAAGATATCCGGTTACGGGCGGGGCTCGGCATGTATGCGAGCGAACAGGCCGTGCAACAGGCGTTGGAGGAGCGGTTGCGGGATAAGGGCCATATGCTTGCCGCCCTGAAGCAGATGGATCTCTTGCCCCCGGGCCTGAGCGACCAGCCGGAGCAGGTTGCGGTGATGACGCCGGAACTGTGCCGAGCGATCCATGTGTACCTTGCCGCCTCGCGGGCCTGGATCGTGATGGCCAACCTTGACGACGTGATCGGTGAAGTGACACAAATGAACCTGCCCGGTACCGTGGATGCCTATCCGAATTGGTCTCGGAAGCTGTCGCTGTCGCTGGAGGAGCTTCAAGGGGATGAACGTGTGCAATCGCTCGCCGCGGCCCTACGCACCCTCCGTCCCCCTGCCGCAACCTCCTAG